In Oryza sativa Japonica Group chromosome 2, ASM3414082v1, the following are encoded in one genomic region:
- the LOC4328512 gene encoding wRKY transcription factor WRKY71 — MDPWISTQPSLSLDLRVGLPATAAVAMVKPKVLVEEDFFHQQPLKKDPEVAALEAELKRMGAENRQLSEMLAAVAAKYEALQSQFSDMVTASANNGGGGGNNPSSTSEGGSVSPSRKRKSESLDDSPPPPPPPHPHAAPHHMHVMPGAAAAGYADQTECTSGEPCKRIREECKPKISKLYVHADPSDLSLVVKDGYQWRKYGQKVTKDNPCPRAYFRCSFAPACPVKKKVQRSAEDNTILVATYEGEHNHGQPPPPLQSAAQNSDGSGKSAGKPPHAPAAAPPAPVVPHRQHEPVVVNGEQQAAAASEMIRRNLAEQMAMTLTRDPSFKAALVTALSGRILELSPTKD; from the exons ATGGATCCGTGGATTAGCACCCAGCCTTCGCTGAGCCTGGACCTCCGCgtcgggctgccggcgacggcggccgtcgCCATGGTTAAGCCCAAGGTGCTCGTCGAGGAGGACTTCTTTCACCAGCAGCCTCTCAAGAAAGACCCAGAG gttgcggcgctggaggcggagctgaagcgGATGGGCGCGGAGAACCGGCAGCTGAGCGAGatgctggcggcggtggcggccaagTACGAGGCGCTGCAGAGCCAGTTCAGCGACATGGTCACCGCCAGCgccaacaacggcggcggcggcggcaacaaccCGTCGTCCACCTCCGAGGGCGGCTCCGTCTCGCCGTCGAGGAAGCGCAAGAGCGAGAGCCTCGACgactccccgccgccgccgccgccgccgcacccacaCGCGGCGCCGCACCACATGCACGTCatgcccggcgccgccgccgccggctacgCCGACCAGACCGAGTGCACCTCCGGCGAGCCCTGCAAGCGCATCCGCGAGGAGTGCAAGCCCAAGATCTCCAAGCTCTACGTCCACGCCGACCCATCCGACCTCAGCCTG GTGGTGAAAGATGGGTACCAATGGAGGAAGTATGGTCAGAAGGTCACCAAGGACAACCCCTGCCCAAGAGCCTACTTCAGATGCTCATTTGCTCCCGCCTGCCCTGTCAAGAAGAAG GTTCAGAGAAGCGCGGAGGACAACACGATCCTCGTGGCGACGTACGAGGGGGAGCACAACCacggccagccgccgccgccgctgcagtcGGCGGCGCAGAACAGCGACGGCTCCGGCAAGAGCGCCGGGAAGCCACCCcatgcgccggcggcggcgccgccggcgccggtggtgccGCACCGTCAGCACGAACCGGTCGTCGTCAACGGCGAGCagcaggccgcggcggcgtcggagatGATCAGGCGGAACCTGGCCGAGCAGATGGCGATGACGCTGACGCGTGACCCAAGCTTCAAGGCGGCGCTCGTCACCGCCCTCTCCGGCCGCATCCTCGAGCTCTCGCCGACCAAGGATTGA
- the LOC107279961 gene encoding uncharacterized protein, producing MANLYTERYLQKGAYRQTPETGIQWVMRLMDRPRYFYKMFRMSPEIFHALHDLLVSTYGLSSSNNVSSIESLTMFLWIVGGPQSFSQVESRFTRSLWMVHTKFHEVLKCLRKLAKDNITPRDPTFSTEHGRLREDRFWPYFKDAIGAIDGSAHDSRILSHALANFPSFPMPPTGYPNRIGYPAPFKGTTYHIPEFRHRSGPPQGKYEVFNFLHSSLRNVIERSFGVLKQKWRILKGIPSFSPTTQKHIIMACLAMHNFVRDSNLRDKEFERCDAHEDYLIEDTSDTSDDESEDAENDDTMNTIRTRIADALISARGG from the exons ATGGCCAATTTGTACACTGAGCGGTATTTGCAAAAAGGTGCATACAGACAAACGCCAGAAACTGGAATTCAATGGGTGATGAGGTTGATGGATCGTCCAAGGTATTTTTATAAGATGTTTCGGATGAGCCCTGAGATTTTTCATGCACTTCATGACTTGCTAGTCTCTACCTACGGATTGAGCTCGAGCAACAATGTTTCATCCATTGAGTCATTGACGATGTTTTTGTGGATCGTCGGAGGGCCACAATCATTTTCACAAGTTGAAAGTCGTTTCACACGGTCACTTTGGATGGTTCACACCAAGTTTCATGAAGTGTTGAAGTGTTTGCGCAAGTTAGCTAAAGACAATATTACTCCTAGAGATCCTACTTTTTCTACGGAGCATGGAAGGTTGAGAGAGGATCGATTTTGGCCATACTTTAAAGATGCGATTGGAGCAATAGATG GTTCTGCACATGACTCGCGCATCCTCAGTCATGCATTGGCTAATTTTCCTTCATTTCCCATGCCTCCTACAG GTTATCCAAACCGAATAGGGTATCCTGCACCTTTCAAAGGAACCACATACCATATACCAGAATTTCGGCATCGTTCGGGACCTCCTCAAGGAAAGTATGAGGTGTTCAATTTCTTGCATTCCTCCCTTCGAAATGTTATTGAAAGGTCTTTTGGAGTCTTGAAGCAAAAGTGGCGTATTTTGAAGGGCATCCCAAGTTTCTCACCTACTACTCAGAAGCATATCATCATGGCTTGTCTTGCTATGCATAACTTCGTCCGTGATAGCAATTTACGTGATAAGGAGTTTGAGAGATGTGATGCTCATGAGGACTACTTAATAGAAGATACAAGTGACACGTCAGACGATGAGAGTGAAGATGCAGAGAATGATGATACCATGAATACTATTCGTACTAGGATAGCTGATGCTTTGATTAGTGCAAGAGGAGGATAG
- the LOC107275784 gene encoding L10-interacting MYB domain-containing protein, giving the protein MGDKADWGDGFVRHLFDVCKEEIEAGNRPMGIFTTTGWKNVVSKFAEKSGDERTKKQLKNKLDVLKKEYTMFMEFKNCATGLGWDEAKQTIVFSPEWWEEHLDRCNNREKGIKCDHVKFRKQGPKFLDDLHIIFGKSHVSGASASCPGNVSSDEASDDDVAEVPKPAETVNPEKNKRKGSSTIVRDKDEKSPFARMYKNTCLKIETAAEKICTSVEASSASPCNVVPTIKEAMKMMKDCGVEEKTALMHTATTLIMKPEFREVFSYLETNEGRLDLIEREHEKEMMKR; this is encoded by the exons ATGGGTGACAAGGCAGATTGGGGTGATGGTTTTGTAAGGCATTTGTTTGATGTTTGCAAAGAAGAGATAGAAGCTGGGAATAGACCCATGGGAATTTTCACCACTACGGGTTGGAAAAATGTTGTTTCCAAGTTTGCAGAAAAATCGGGTGACGAGCGAACCAAAAAACAATTGAAGAACAAGTTAGATGTGTTGAAAAAGGAATATACAATGTTTATGGAGTTCAAGAATTGTGCCACTGGTCTTGGATGGGATGAGGCAAAACAAACTATTGTCTTTTCGCCGGAATGGTGGGAAGAACACCTTGAT AGATGCAACAATCGTGAGAAAGGAATCAAATGCGATCATGTGAAGTTTCGCAAACAAGGACCAAAATTCCTAGATGATTTGCATATCATTTTTGGCAAGTCACATGTTAGTGGGGCTTCAGCATCATGTCCTGGAAATGTATCCTCCGATGAGGCAAGTGATGATGATGTGGCTGAGGTACCAAAACCTGCAGAGACAGTGAACCCCGAAAAAAATAAACGCAAGGGGTCGTCCACTATTGTTCGAGATAAGGATGAGAAGAGCCCATTCGCTCGTATGTACAAGAACACTTGTTTGAAGATAGAAACGGCGGCAGAAAAGATTTGTACAAGTGTTGAAGCATCGTCAGCTTCTCCATGCAATGTAGTCCCTACCATTAAAGAGGCTATGAAGATGATGAAAGATTGTGGGGTAGAAGAAAAAACTGCTCTAATGCACACAGCCACAACTTTGATTATGAAGCCTGAATTTAGGGAGGTCTTTAGCTACCTAGAAACAAATGAAGGAAGACTCGATTTGATCGAGAGGGAGCATGAAAAGGAGATGATGAAGCGTTAG